The Papaver somniferum cultivar HN1 chromosome 3, ASM357369v1, whole genome shotgun sequence genome includes a region encoding these proteins:
- the LOC113360916 gene encoding pathogenesis-related protein STH-2-like: MAGHTFNEEFACAVAPHRLFHGLYLDGHNLMPKIMPEVKSIDFISGDGGPGSIQQVNFIDGYPVKYIKNRLDFEDKETCAIKYAGIESDAFGDQIDCATHEVKFDATPDGGSICKIKTTFIPKGNVVIGEELLKAGREGYMEKFPVFIAHLTENPHLYA; the protein is encoded by the exons ATGGCTGGTCACACTTTTAACGAAGAGTTTGCTTGTGCGGTAGCCCCTCATAGGTTGTTCCATGGATTGTACCTGGATGGCCACAACTTGATGCCCAAGATCATGCCAGAGGTCAAGAGCATTGATTTTATCTCTGGAGATGGTGGTCCAGGAAGCATACAACAAGTTAACTTCATCGACG GATATCCAGTGAAATATATAAAGAACCGGTTGGACTTCGAGGACAAAGAAACCTGCGCAATAAAGTATGCCGGGATTGAGAGCGATGCATTTGGTGACCAGATCGATTGTGCTACCCACGAGGTTAAGTTCGATGCAACCCCTGATGGTGGATCGATATGCAAGATCAAAACAACTTTTATCCCAAAAGGAAATGTTGTTATTGGCGAAGAATTATTGAAGGCAGGGAGAGAAGGATATATGGAGAAATTCCCTGTTTTTATAGCTCATCTCACCGAGAATCCTCACCTCTATGCATAG
- the LOC113358996 gene encoding histone H1E-like, whose translation MSKSSQSGTPSPAAKESNVVLEKAKTKRKKAAATPKAKSKRKAAATTPKPKGKKATKAATPSPPAKGNKAPVLRAATPSPKAKGKAKRGKAKVPLKEGM comes from the exons ATGTCAAAATCTTCTCAATCTGGTACTCCTTCACCAGCAGCAAAAGAATCAAATGTAGTCTTGGAAAAAG caaaaaccaaaagaaagaaagcagcagctaCTCCTaaagcaaaaagcaaaagaaaagcaGCAGCTACTACTCCTAAACCAAAAGGAAAAAAGGCGACgaaggctgctactccttcaccgcCAGCAAAGGGGAACAAGGCACCTGtcttgagagctgctactccttcaccaaaagcaaAGGGGAAAGCAAAAAGGGGGAAAGCAAAGGTACCCCTGAAAGAAGGTATGTAG